The Arachis duranensis cultivar V14167 chromosome 2, aradu.V14167.gnm2.J7QH, whole genome shotgun sequence genome has a window encoding:
- the LOC127744995 gene encoding probable leucine-rich repeat receptor-like protein kinase At1g35710, which yields MEKESLFYNLAIDEEAQELNWSKRVNIIKGTALVLTHMHHHCTPPIVHRDVTSTNVLLSSNLEACLSDFGTAKLLSSDSSNQTLLAGTPGYIAPEMAYNINVTTKCDVYGFGVVTLETIMGEHPKELISNVSKPSGPKIMLKDILDSRIQLPFLRKDMQDIVLVVTLALACLHPNPTSRPSMQNIANELLFSNSPLLWHFDGISIHQLVNQEIYAIGKT from the exons ATGGAAAAGGAAAGCTTGTTCTATAACCTAGCCATTgatgaagaagctcaagagctgaacTGGAGTAAGAGGGTAAACATTATCAAAGGGACTGCACTTGTTCTCACTCATATGCACCATCATTGCACTCCACCCATTGTCCATCGAGATGTAACTAGTACCAATGTTTTGTTGAGTTCAAATTTAGAGGCTTGTCTATCAGATTTTGGTACAGCTAAACTACTTTCTTCTGATTCATCTAATCAAACTCTATTAGCTGGCACTCCTGGATACATTGCTCCAG AGATGGCTTATAACATCAATGTGACAACAAAATGTGATGTTTATGGTTTTGGTGTGGTGACTTTGGAAACAATAATGGGCGAACACCCTAAGGAACTAATTTCCAATGTGTCAAAACCATCTGGTCCAAAGATCATGCTCAAAGATATACTGGATTCACGTATTCAATTGCCTTTTCTTCGAAAAGACATGCAGGATATTGTACTTGTTGTAACATTAGCATTAGCATGCTTGCATCCCAACCCAACATCAAGACCTTCAATGCAGAACATAGCTAATGAGCTTTTGTTTTCAAACTCGCCATTGCTTTGGCATTTTGATGGCATTTCAATCCACCAACTTGTGAATCAAGAAATATATGCAATAGGTAAAACTTAG
- the LOC107475521 gene encoding uncharacterized protein LOC107475521 isoform X2 → MVNKLGGKILMENTVGSNTVAYTLRQSNRPPFFNGKYYNYWKERMKFFVQSVDYNLWKIIINGPQIPTKTGGDGVVTPKTEAEWNEDDKKKVELNAKAVNMLYCAINLEEYQKISRCKTAKEIWDKLQVIHEGTTQVKEMRIDMLRKEYEMFSMKEKESIDDMFERFSIIINSLDAMEITHSEEMLVRKVLRSLTKEWKTKVTVISKSSNLSQMTYDELREKLLAYEIIHIKNDTKKKVVNLKSYTESLDDESSDCLSDDDFVVFVRELRKMMRLKERSKGGNSKESKKDKVICRNCREVEHYKYDCPKLKKEDKSRKDKKKGLKPIASFDMRNDRDRTRGCDGGGSFGKDKIDALSRLLTRILRHMASELNLDMRSDGYVKVNDLLKLNMKTFANIPLRSHNIDDVREAVRKDNKQRFSLIEENGKLLIRANQGHTISV, encoded by the exons ATGGTGAACAAGCTTGGAGGAAAGATTTTGATGGAGAACACTGTTGGTTCCAACACAGTAGCTTACACACTGAGACAATCCAACAGACCTCCATTTTTTAATGGAAAATATTACAATTACtggaaagaaagaatgaagtTTTTTGTTCAGTCAGTGGATTACAACCTCTGGAAGATAATCATCAATGGTCCTCAAATTCCTACCAAAACTGGCGGTGACGGTGTTGTCACTCCCAAAACTGAAGCAGAATGGAATGAAGATGACAAGAAAAAAGTGGAGCTCAATGCTAAGGCGGTCAATATGCTATACTGTGCAATCAACTTGGAAGAATATCAAAAGATTTCAAGATgcaaaacagcaaaagaaatcTGGGATAAGCTTCAAGTTATACATGAGGGCACTACACAAGTAAAGGAAATGAGGATTGACATGTTGAGGAAAGAATATGAGATGTTCTCTATGAAGGAAAAAGAATCAATTGATGACATGTTTGAGAGATTCTCTATCATCATTAATAGCTTGGATGCTATGGAGATTACTCATTCCGAAGAAATGCTGGTGAGGAAGGTCCTAAGAAGTTTAACAAAAGAGTGGAAAACTAAGGTTACTGTTATCTCTAAAAGCAGTAACTTAAGTCAAATGACCTATGATGAGTTGAGAGAAAAATTACTAGCATATGAAATCATTCACATAAAGAATGATACAAAAAAGAAAGTAGTGAATCTTAAATCTTATACTGAATCattggatgatgaatccagtgactGTTTATCAGATGACGACTTTGTGGTTTTTGTTAGGGAACTCAGAAAGATGATGAGACTCaaagaaagaagcaaaggaGGTAACTCAAAGGAATCAAAAAAGGACAAGGTCATTTGTCGCAACTGCAGAGAAGTTGAACACTACAAATATGACTGTCCAAAGCTGAAGAAAGAAGATAAGTCACGGAAGGACAAGAAGAAGGGACTTAAGCCTATTGCTTCTTTTGATATGAGGAACGACAGGGATAGAACAAGAGGCTGTGACGGTGGTGGCAGCTTCGGGAAGGATAAAATTGATGCTCTTAGTAGGCTCCT GACGAGGATTTTGCGTCATATGGCATCTGAATTGAACTTAGATATGCGAAGTGATGGTTATGTCAAAGTTAATGATCTGCTAAAGTTGAATATGAAGACATTTGCTAATATTCCATTAAGATCCCACAATATTGATGATGTTAGAGAG GCTGTTCGAAAGGATAATAAGCAGCGCTTCAGCCTTATAGAAGAAAATGGGAAGCTACTTATTCGAGCTAACCAAGGCCATACAATATCG GTATGA
- the LOC107475521 gene encoding uncharacterized protein LOC107475521 isoform X1 → MVNKLGGKILMENTVGSNTVAYTLRQSNRPPFFNGKYYNYWKERMKFFVQSVDYNLWKIIINGPQIPTKTGGDGVVTPKTEAEWNEDDKKKVELNAKAVNMLYCAINLEEYQKISRCKTAKEIWDKLQVIHEGTTQVKEMRIDMLRKEYEMFSMKEKESIDDMFERFSIIINSLDAMEITHSEEMLVRKVLRSLTKEWKTKVTVISKSSNLSQMTYDELREKLLAYEIIHIKNDTKKKVVNLKSYTESLDDESSDCLSDDDFVVFVRELRKMMRLKERSKGGNSKESKKDKVICRNCREVEHYKYDCPKLKKEDKSRKDKKKGLKPIASFDMRNDRDRTRGCDGGGSFGKDKIDALSRLLTRILRHMASELNLDMRSDGYVKVNDLLKLNMKTFANIPLRSHNIDDVREAVRKDNKQRFSLIEENGKLLIRANQGHTISVNYSVLVEC, encoded by the exons ATGGTGAACAAGCTTGGAGGAAAGATTTTGATGGAGAACACTGTTGGTTCCAACACAGTAGCTTACACACTGAGACAATCCAACAGACCTCCATTTTTTAATGGAAAATATTACAATTACtggaaagaaagaatgaagtTTTTTGTTCAGTCAGTGGATTACAACCTCTGGAAGATAATCATCAATGGTCCTCAAATTCCTACCAAAACTGGCGGTGACGGTGTTGTCACTCCCAAAACTGAAGCAGAATGGAATGAAGATGACAAGAAAAAAGTGGAGCTCAATGCTAAGGCGGTCAATATGCTATACTGTGCAATCAACTTGGAAGAATATCAAAAGATTTCAAGATgcaaaacagcaaaagaaatcTGGGATAAGCTTCAAGTTATACATGAGGGCACTACACAAGTAAAGGAAATGAGGATTGACATGTTGAGGAAAGAATATGAGATGTTCTCTATGAAGGAAAAAGAATCAATTGATGACATGTTTGAGAGATTCTCTATCATCATTAATAGCTTGGATGCTATGGAGATTACTCATTCCGAAGAAATGCTGGTGAGGAAGGTCCTAAGAAGTTTAACAAAAGAGTGGAAAACTAAGGTTACTGTTATCTCTAAAAGCAGTAACTTAAGTCAAATGACCTATGATGAGTTGAGAGAAAAATTACTAGCATATGAAATCATTCACATAAAGAATGATACAAAAAAGAAAGTAGTGAATCTTAAATCTTATACTGAATCattggatgatgaatccagtgactGTTTATCAGATGACGACTTTGTGGTTTTTGTTAGGGAACTCAGAAAGATGATGAGACTCaaagaaagaagcaaaggaGGTAACTCAAAGGAATCAAAAAAGGACAAGGTCATTTGTCGCAACTGCAGAGAAGTTGAACACTACAAATATGACTGTCCAAAGCTGAAGAAAGAAGATAAGTCACGGAAGGACAAGAAGAAGGGACTTAAGCCTATTGCTTCTTTTGATATGAGGAACGACAGGGATAGAACAAGAGGCTGTGACGGTGGTGGCAGCTTCGGGAAGGATAAAATTGATGCTCTTAGTAGGCTCCT GACGAGGATTTTGCGTCATATGGCATCTGAATTGAACTTAGATATGCGAAGTGATGGTTATGTCAAAGTTAATGATCTGCTAAAGTTGAATATGAAGACATTTGCTAATATTCCATTAAGATCCCACAATATTGATGATGTTAGAGAG GCTGTTCGAAAGGATAATAAGCAGCGCTTCAGCCTTATAGAAGAAAATGGGAAGCTACTTATTCGAGCTAACCAAGGCCATACAATATCGGTAAACTATTCTGTTTTAGTTGAATGTTGA